In one window of Camelina sativa cultivar DH55 chromosome 15, Cs, whole genome shotgun sequence DNA:
- the LOC109129277 gene encoding CLAVATA3/ESR (CLE)-related protein 19-like: protein MKMKGFMILASSLLILAFIHHSESASMQSLLMKNGSYEEEEEQVLKYDSMRTTTNSSALDSKRVIPTGPNPLHNR, encoded by the coding sequence ATGAAGATGAAAGGTTTCATGATATTGGCTTCTTCTCTCCTTATTCTTGCCTTCATTCATCACTCAGAATCAGCTTCAATGCAGAGTTTACTGATGAAGAATGgatcatatgaagaagaagaagaacaagttcTAAAGTATGACTCCATGAGAACAACCACTAACTCTTCGGCTTTGGACTCAAAACGAGTAATTCCCACGGGTCCAAATCCACTTCATAATAGGTAA
- the LOC109129110 gene encoding agamous-like MADS-box protein AGL75: protein MYNHGDKTLSRIPVSASNLNQDFSALLQESQLKKQLMKQELCDYDQNICMSDITNNSFQHPCVTKTEHYSGVQESFGMNELMQKEFYGYDQNMCSMGNINSSSFQHPCVSNTEAVQESVNNYGLDQLMQMQFYGCDQNMSSMGNSGLMQHEVYGYDQNLCTSDITDRNVPDPSLSNTV from the coding sequence atGTATAACCATGGAGACAAGACTCTCTCTCGGATCCCAGTCTCTGCATCAAATCTCAATCAGGATTTCTCAGCGTTACTTCAAGAATCTCAGTTGAAGAAACAGTTAATGAAACAGGAGCTCTGTGATTATGATCAGAACATATGCATGAGTGACATCACCAACAACAGTTTCCAACATCCTTGCGTCacaaaaacagaacattacTCGGGGGTACAAGAATCCTTTGGGATGAATGAGTTGATGCAGAAGGAGTTTTATGGGTATGATCAGAACATGTGTAGTATGGGTAACATCAATAGCAGCAGCTTTCAACATCCTTGCGTCTCAAACACAGAAGCAGTACAAGAATCTGTGAATAACTATGGGCTGGATCAGTTGATGCAGATGCAGTTTTATGGTTGTGATCAGAACATGTCTAGTATGGGTAACTCCGGGTTGATGCAGCATGAAGTTTATGGTTATGATCAGAACTTGTGTACGAGTGATATTACCGACAGAAACGTTCCAGATCCTAGTCTCTCAAACACAGTCTGA